Part of the Triticum urartu cultivar G1812 chromosome 2, Tu2.1, whole genome shotgun sequence genome, tgatgttgctaccgacacagggcttcgcctaagcaccgctacgatatgatcgaggtggattatggtggaggggggcaccgcacatggctaagggatcaatggtcaacttgtgtgtctagaggtgtccctctgcccccgtatataaaggagcaaggggaggaggccggccggccctctatggcgcgccagggggaggattctcctcctagtaggagtaggactcccctctttcctactcctactaggagggggaaaggaaggggagagggagaaggaaaggggggcgccccccccctctcctccaattcggaccagagggggaggggcgcgcgacctgccctaggccagccctctctctctccactaaggcccatatggcccattatttatccgggggggggggttccggtaaccctccgtcactccggttttctccgaaatcacccggaacacttctggtgtccgaatatagtcgtccaatatatcgatctttacgtctcgatcatttcgagactcctcgtcatgtccgtgatcatatccaggacttcggactaccttcggtacatcaaaacttaaaaactcataataccgatagtcaccgaactttaagcgtgcggaccctacgggttcgagaactatgtagacatgaccgagacacgtctccggtcaataaccaatagcggaacctggatgttcatattggctcccacatattttacgaagatctttatcggtcaaatcgcgtaacaacatatgttgttccctttgtcatcggtatgttacttgcccaagatttgatcgtcggtatctgcATATGTCGCAACTGTAtcttttttttgaaaaggagaatgacccccggcctctgcatttGGGAGATGCATGCGgtcattttattaattattctcgaagaccttacaaagtagaacgacaatatgcctgaatccgccatcttggcaacatctgccgctactcctatccaaATGATGAAGGGGTGCAAGCTGGGCCACATACCCAGACCTctcacctaagcctaacatctaaagccAGAGGCCCCGACTGAGCCATCTGCCAGGTCCGGGGCTCAAACCGGTCCGACGCACTCACATGTGTCGTCGCCGCCGTCTTTCGCTAGTCCATCTTCAAAGCAGATTGAGGTGACAACCTTGGCAGCTCCTCTGCCATTGACGTCACCACGACGCCAGCCGACGACCTCCACATACGCGAGTCCATCTCCAAGCAACGAACGCAAATCCATGCTAGGATAGGGCCGCACCACCGCGGTCGCCCACCACCCACAAGCGCCACCCAACTCTAAGGTTCCCAAAGCGGCACCTTCAAGAAAGGAACGATGCCGTAAGCGCCGCCGCTCATGACATAATTTGCTGAATTAATTCCCTATATATTTTTTGCTAACACTCCTGTAGGTTGTGATTGGACCAACTACGGCAGCGTACGCGCATTAGCCAATTTGCTTCTTTTTTTTGTGAGGGAAATCCAAGTGCATTTAATGTACTCAAGTTTTAGTCTCTGCGTACATAAATAAGTGTATACCGTGTCCGTCAGCAGGATTATCCTTTTCATATTTGCAGCGCCGATCTACCCGTCGACCGTTTCTCTGAATTTTGCATCGCTAGAAATTGACTAGACATTAACGCTCGTTGTTACCAAAGTCATCTTCGCTCATTTGAGCTCGGGACGGACAGTAAAATCCAAAAAAGTAAAAAAACATTCAGAAAAATCTGAATTTTTTCGGTGCAAACATTGACAAAAAATTTACGTGCTCACAAAATTTCATGTTGAAAAGACATTTGTGAAAGTCGTGCCAAAAAAACAAAATCAACACTCCAAAATACTTTTGAAAATAACATTTTTGAAGAATCCATTTTGTTTTTTTGCCATGACTTAAGAAAAATATGATTTCAAGATGACATTTTGTGAGCACGTAAACATTTTGTTCATGTCTGAATCAAAAATTAGTTTTTCTTTAAttagtttttatttttttggattttattgTTCATCCAAGCTGGTTTGAGCTCGGGCTCAGAAACTCCGCATCCTCGTTGTTACTGGTATCTTTCATAGCAACTGTAGAAACGAATCATTGGCGGCTCTTTTTCTTGGTCAGACATAAAAACAGCAGGAAACTGACGTGTACTAGAAcgtactactccctccattccacaatatAGTGCTTGCTCTATCCCCGTGTTTCAattttgaccgtaaatttaattatcaagaccgattgcggcgggagcaaaagttatatcagtgaattcgtattcgaaagaagaTTTTAATTATGTAACTTTTTCTTCCGCCGCAGTCGGTCTTGTtcgttaaatttatggtcaaaattcAACCTCAGAAAACGCAAACGCACTATATTTTAAAATGGAGGAAGTACTATGTAGAGTCATCATATCATCACTTCTAACCACCTAACTAGCTCTGCCGTTGAATTTTTTTGGCGTGTATATAATCACTGCTCCCTCCGATGTGAATTAATTGCCGCAACATGTATACAAGGATCTGTGAATTAATTGCCGCAACATGTGTACAAGGATCTGAGCGAGTAACACCTATCGGTATTTTTATTAAAGAAGAGAGACCTCCGGTTTCTGCATCTGGATGATGTATACATctactttattaattattcacaaaaGATCTTATAAAGTAATACAACAGTAAGACTGAATCCACCGTCTGTGCAAtatctgtcgctactcctatccagttgatgaagggttgctgatagtctgggcctaataccaaacagacattgcagccaaacctaacatctaaaaCCTGAGGCCCTAACCAAGCCACCTTCCGGGTATGGGGCACCCACCGGTCCGTCGCATACTCAGAGGCCACCGCCGCCAACtaccaccaatccatcttcagaaCTGTAGTGATGCATCTATCTTGCCCAGTCTAGTTGCCggcgacgccaccacgacgccagacagcGTCACCCTCCTGCGCGAGTCCGTCTTCGCACATCAGATGCCTAATCTCCAGGGCATCACGCCATCGAGATCCGTCGTCATCAATGTTTAGGATAAAGCACCTCTTCACCGAATATGTCGTCCACTGGTCCCTCGAGCCCGTATACACCTCCAAGAATGAGCCTCCAAGGAGGGTCCTATCGGTATGTGTCTATGTTCGTGTGTCGTTTGCGAAATAGAATTAGCTAGTGAAGTACTCTCTCCatatcaaaatataagacgtttGAACTGCACAAACGATTTATATTTTCATACATAGGTAGTAATACGAAAATATATTTTAGAGCACCTGCACCCAGGCTCCTCTTATCTAGCCATCCATTCTTcgcatcaagatccgtgcaaataCATTTATCTTTTTTATTTCTCTTACATAAAACATGTATTCAAGTTGAAACCTTTGCAGAACAGTAAAGCTTTCTAGCTAGAATCTAGGATAAAAAAATAGATTTTTTCGTCCAACATAAATATACAAAATAAGTTCTTATTTGATTAAAAAAATACTTCTTTTACTATTTATGTTGGACGAAAAATTCTGAAAGTTTTATCTCACATTCTAGTTAGTAAGTTTTGTTGCGCTGCAAAGTTTGAAGTTCAAAACATGTTCTATATGAGAGAAACGAAAAAGAGAAAATTTCATATACGAAGTTAGTTGTCTTGCATAGATTTTAAAACGATATTGGAGAGTCAGGATAGCAGGGCCTGGGTGCAAGTGCTTTAAAAATCCGCGTCTGGTAGTAATACTAAAAAAAGGAAAGAATTAGTAGCACTGAAATACTTGTTTGGGAAAAAAAAAGAGGACTGCACCATTAGCAGATTAACACTACGTTATTGCACAGGGGTTATCTAGAAGTAGTACTATCATTAGCAACCAACGATTAAAATCGCGGAAGATAAAGGATTTATCGGCAGCCCTACATTAATTGGCACGAACCTTTAGGCTAATATTGCGCTATCTTCAGCGATTTCGGCGCTATCTCCGGCGGTTCACAACAGCACTCAAACTGCGGGGCGGTTTTCGAACGGAAATATCGCCCCGATTGCGTCGATTTGATTCGCAATTTAATATTATGTTATTAACCTATTAACACTTCATATGACAATAGTTATCCAGGATGCTATAATGAGCGACTCATTAGGACATGCCTTGCAATTACTAGTACAAAGCATTAAAAAGAATCAATAGCCATTAATTAGTACCTAAAGTATGGAGTGCAGTAAATAAGTGAGGCTTCCCTCGCACAGCATTGCGGATGCTATATAAACCAGACCCACCCCGCCGCTCTTCTAAACCCAAAAACGTTCAGTCAAAACACCTCTTCACATCTCCCCAGCCTCTGGTTTTTCCACAACGTAGCAAAGGTAAGCTGGTAGATCCGTGAGGCCGCAGCGATGTCGGACGTGACGGCGGTGATGCATCTGCGGGGGGAGGAGCCGTGGCTGGCGCTTCCTCCAGGGTTCCGGTTCCACCCCACCGACGAGGAGGTGGTCACGCACTACCTCACCCCCAAGATCCGCAACCCCGACTTCTCCTGTCTCATGGTCGCCTACGTCAACCTCAACAACACCGAGCCGTGGGATCTCCCGAGTAAGTGTAGTACTACTTGTCAATAATTTGCAGGCATGAGGCAGAGCGCTCATGGCCAGTTTGTTCTGCAGAAAAGGCGAAGATGGGCGCGGGCGAGACGGAGTGGTTCTTTTTTGTGCACAAGGATCGGAAGTACCCGACGGGGACGCGCACCAACCGGGCGACGAAGAGCGGCTACTGGAAGGCGACGGGTAAGGACAAGGAGATCTTCCGCGGCATAGGACTGGACGCCGTCCTCGTCGGCATGAAGAAGACGCTCGTCTTCTACCGCGGCCGCGCCCCCGGCGGCCAAAAGACGTCGTGGGTGATGCACGAGTACCGCCTCGAGGGCGAGCTGCCCCATCGCCTACCCCGCTCCGCCAAGGTACGCAAGAATCTATTTTGTTTTTCCGTCTCTGTCTCCAGACAAGTCGATCGATTCAACCGCTAGAGCATCTAGAGATGTTGCTGGACCACGAACTCACATCACATGTCATGCTCGGGATTTGTTTCTTATTCTCCTCGTGTTGCTTTCTCAACCTGTCCGTTGCGTGCGTGCAGGACGATTGGGCTGTTTGCCGGCTGTTCAACAAAGAATTGGCCGCGCAGAATGCACCCCAGATGGCGCCGGCGGCCGACGCGGACATGGAGGAGGAGGACCCGTTCGCCTTCCTCGATGAGTTGCTCAACAGTGATGACTTGCTCAACAACGCTGGCCTGCTCGGCAATGCCGACCCGCCGATGCTCATGGACTATCCGTCAGGCGCCATAGACTTCGCCGGCGCTTCCAGCTCCACCTCCAGCGCGGCCCTGCCGGTTGAGCTGGACATGGAGCATCGGACCCGCAAGACGGAGCCACCGGCACCGCAGCAGCAGAGCCCAAACTACATGTGGAAGATGTGATGAGACTAATGAATCCATCCATCTATGACCCGGACTAGAGCGTCTCAATTTGCTGGTAGCTATATATAGATGGTTATTTGGTTGGAGCTACCTCTTCGATTGATTAGTTGCTTCATTAACTTCGATTAAGGATCGAGTTAGTTGATAAAACTTATTGTGTATTGATGGAGCTGAACTATTCCCCTTCTGAATGTTCTATTTATTCTATTGTTCTTAATAATACATGCCATGGTTGATTCAGGGGTCTTGGTTAAATGATAGTACCATCCTGTAATCGTGTTTGTTTCCCAATCCCCGGCGGCAAATGTGTTTACCAAGAAAACGATACCGAGAGATGATGGAGGTGAACTATTCCCCTTTTGAATGTTCTGTTTATTCTATTGTTCTTAATAATACATGCCATGGTTGATTCAGGGGTCTTGATTACATGACAGCACCGTCCTTTAATCGTGTTTGTTTCCCAATCCCCGATGGCAAATGTGTTTACCAACCAAACTATACCGAGAGATGATGGAGCTGAACTATTCCCCTTTTGAATGTTCTATTTATTCTATTGTTCTTAATTATACATGCCATGGTTGATTCAGGGGTCTTGGTTACATGACAATATCGTCCTGTTATGTGTTTGTATCCCAATTCCCGACGGAAAATGTGTTTACCAAGCAAACTATACCGAAATACTATTTAAAGACTTTGAAGCGCCCAGTCACGGAGCCAAGGTGCATAGTAGTTCCGTCCCATTTCTTGTAGAGGTCGCAAGTACAATTTCCGTGCGTGTTTATGCAATGGTTTCAAAATTATAGGGGTTTCGATTTCTCTACCCGTTTGTTAAATGGTTCTAAAAGTAGTGGCCCGGATGGTTCAAACATGCGATCTGTGGTAGTTCCATGTGTTTTCTGCGTGGATGTTGCCGATTTGATTTCTCtgccctttttattttttgttccAAAAATATAGCAATAACTTTTTTAAGGAATACATCCATAAGTGGTCGGGATGTTTCGAACGCACAACCTATAGGACAGTAGAGGCCTGTTGAGCGGCCCAGCCTATAGCGAAGCCCAATATTATTTTGTCATACGGCAAAATTTGATTTCACGCCTAACTTATTTTCTTTTAGACGGAGGGGGCCAcacccatttaaacttgttgttGTTCCGCCCCTAGTGTTGGAGTATAGAACAATCGAGTGAAGCCGTTTGAGTGCATTAACAAAATGTTCGtgtttgtgtcgatttcaaagtcTAGCCATTTCCATCCGGAAAAAAAGCTAACCGTGTTGAAGATTTTTCttaagaaattttatgtgcaaacttCATGCTGTAACAACATTGTATTCTCAGAAATCCTGTTCTTACATACACATTTCACAAGAAATTACATATTGTGAGAGGGATAATAACTGCTTGGAGCTGAACGTGAGACTaagggggtgtttgtttccagggaatTTTTTGtatagggactagaaaaagtttCTCTTAGAGAGTTTTTTATCAAacgggagggactttttagggactaaactaggcatttgagactaaatgaagaagactctcaaggagagtctttttgAGACTTTTTGagacttttccaacaatgcccctccatgcacccattggcctgccaccccatggtgttgttttgattgttacttttctatatactaggggcaacatggtcatttaataacctctaggaagggactagggactttttaatCTTTGGAAACAAAcagggcggggggggggggactttttagttgggactagaaaaagtcctaagACTAGAGAGCCAAACACCACTTAACTGTCCATGGTTTCTACTAGCGCGTAAGATTTTCATAGAATTGTTACGTAAGAATAGCATTGTTCTTGTATTTTGCTCTGGTAATCAAGCCTTGAGCCTACCGTTTTCTCTGGTTGAATTTGGTTTGTCATAGGTGGGTCCTTCTTAGAGCAAGTATAATAGGATGACATAGACGGCCTATACGACTTTACATATTACTTCCTCTGTCCCATATTATAAAATGTTTTTGTAGTAGAAATTGAATTGCAAAAAATGGCTTATATTATGAAACAGAGGTAGTATATTTTTGTTGAGTTGAAGGAGAGAGAAGAGAATCGGGCAGCCTGTTGTAACACGGGCTGTAATTTTTTTTATAAGTGTAAGGTGGGTCATGTAATAATAAAGTAGTAATTTTTTGTAGCCAACTACTTATATATACTTCCTCTGTCCGGTGAAAAGTGTACATATAGAAATTTTAGGACAAATTATGGAGTGGAGTAAGCAATGCATTGGCAATGTGCAAGCCATCATTTCTCTCCTCTTTAATTATTCAACCCCAATGAGCTAAGTGCATGTAGAAATTAAAAAGACCATGTGAAAAATGTTATTGGTCTTGGTTACCGTATGATGAGAGAAACATTTTTTTTCTACTTTAAAGTGCATTTGAAAGATAGAAATACACTTTTTTGTGGACAAATTTTAAAGCCAAACATATAATGTTCACCGGACGAGTATACAATGTTCATAAGACGGCCGATGCGGGGGTAGTAcgtgatttttttttctttttgaatcGGGAGCGTACGTACCTGATTGGTTTAAATGAACCGAGAATCAAGGGGAACCGTTTCTTGTGCGGTCGCGCTGGAATCAAACCGTTTCTTGTGCATGCATGGCTGTCGTCATCGAATCCATTTGCACGAGCGCGAGCATAAAAAGGAACACTAATCAAATCTATACCTCGCGATTAATTGGAGCGTGCGCCTCTCGTACTTCTAGTACATTGTACTATCTCCGTTTAGGTTTACTCCGTATTAGTGCTTGTATTTTAGGTTAAactttgacctttgatttaactaatacaAAATAAATCAGGACAGTATAAGTTTTGTGACATACAACATATATTTTGTTGGTCAGATCCACAGACAAAGTTGGGCACAAAATATGAAAGGACCAAAATAAATCAAGACAGAGATAGTCAATAGTAAAAAATAATTAAACAACGGCATGTCCACCTACTACTACTGATCGCATGCTGACGGTCGGTCGGGGGTTTGGAGAGCTTCGACCCGTTCGCGCTCCTCGCCTGCTCAAGGCCATATCGGCCCATGCTCAACTCACGTACTCTCCGCCTGACACCGACGATTTCACTGGCACTTCAAGCTCCACCTCCCGTGCCACTCTACCGCTTAGCCCGACATGGGCGATCTGGTCATCAAGACAGAGCGGCCGACGCACGCAGCAGCAGATCCAGAGCTCTAGCTTCCAACTACTTCATGCCGGCGACGGCCAATGACAACCATGGCGGCAGTGGCAAAGCTTATGCCAAATCATTGGTGGGGAATGGGCCAAGGAGGGCCGAAATTATGAGGTCTCGGTTGTTTTATCTGGATTCATGGCCCAACTAGAAGTATAGGCACGCCTTGTGGCATCGGTTTCTTTTTTCATCAGTGAGACATTTACACGTAGCAAAACTGGTGTCCATCATCGGCAGTCTTATTAGATGCGGCAATCTTGAAGCAGTCTTGAGCATCTTAAAGCCGTTCAATATAATATCACGGCAGTCTTGAAGTAATCTTGCTACAGAATTAGGGCGTGAAGCAACGATGAACTGTTCCATATGATGTCATAGCAGTCCTGAGGCTACAGTACTAAACACATTCTTATTCCTTCATTATTTGGGAAAATAAATATACAAGAGAACGTCTTTGTGGTAATTGTtgttgtatgtcgctcacacgaGATATACTACAGATGAAAGTTTTTATTTGTTGTCTTCAGTTAGCATCCAGTTCCAACTCGCTGCAATGTGTATGCATGGTACTGTACCAGGGCATCTTCAACGCTGACCAGTAAACAGACGTCACAAATGTTCATTTTCATGTCCTGTTATGGTCCATGGACATAATGCAGAAGGGAGGCATCTAATGTATTCATAAATTAGTCTGGTTGGAAGGAAAGAGAGTAAAGGGGGACTATGCATGTGCTGGGATATTTTGGTGTGGTATCCGGTTGGGGGGAGAGAGAGGACATGCGCACCATGCATATGAAGAGAGAGAAATAAGAGGAGGACCACGTGAGGGCTTTTTGTTGGTCAATTGCATGCGTGGACTCCTGTTTAGATCCCCCATAGTTAGTTTCGATTTGCCAAAAAAGGGATGTCCAGGCCACTTCGCGGATAGATAGGGGTTTTTATTGGATGACAAAAGTTGACACAAGTGATCCGAACACCATAATCCAGACGTACACTGGAGCTTTGACGGCCTTCTTTGGACATGCCCTCACATTCGATTATGCTACAACGAACTAATAATATAGgttaaaaataataaataaacGAGAAATTGTTAGCTCACAGATTTGTAGACCTCGGAGTTGCCacctttttttttgaaaaatatgAAGACTTTATTCATTAGATATAAGAAGTACATCGTTCATGAGGATTATTACAATCTCATCTACAGGTTCCTCAAACCAGACAGAAGTCAAAGAAAATCTAGCTAATTTAGCAAGCTCATGAGCTACTTTATTTGCTTCTCTATTACAACGTTCGAATCTAGTAATACTAAAATCATAAGCGTAATG contains:
- the LOC125540964 gene encoding NAC domain-containing protein 46-like; amino-acid sequence: MSDVTAVMHLRGEEPWLALPPGFRFHPTDEEVVTHYLTPKIRNPDFSCLMVAYVNLNNTEPWDLPKKAKMGAGETEWFFFVHKDRKYPTGTRTNRATKSGYWKATGKDKEIFRGIGLDAVLVGMKKTLVFYRGRAPGGQKTSWVMHEYRLEGELPHRLPRSAKDDWAVCRLFNKELAAQNAPQMAPAADADMEEEDPFAFLDELLNSDDLLNNAGLLGNADPPMLMDYPSGAIDFAGASSSTSSAALPVELDMEHRTRKTEPPAPQQQSPNYMWKM